A genomic segment from Verrucomicrobiota bacterium encodes:
- a CDS encoding family 10 glycosylhydrolase produces MRTLLLLPLLLWPGQAVAQEYAPSREKPPEPLREFRAAWIATVHNIDWPSRRGLSAAAQKAELLRLFDRAQALRLNALILQVRPNGDALYRSSLEPWSHWLTGQMGRSPGYDPLAFAVEEAHKRGLELHAWFNPFRAIASPSQSVSSQHISQTHPQHLRRYGKHLWLDPGEPFVRERALRVIEDVTRRYDIDGIHIDDYFYPYPSGAPVGAFPDDATYRQYGRGDRNDWRRDNVNLFVQQMYGRVKRAKPWVKVGISPFGIWRPGVPRSIEASLDAYDHLYADSRKWLQNGWLDYLSPQLYWRIRPAKQSFPVLLEWWEDQNRKNRHLWPGIATSRIQSSEDPGRPASEITNQIDYSRKLVKKPSTGHIHWSFTPLQSNKGGINDRLASTYRQPALVPESRWLPGGNAPQPALEAKIQNGGWLRVRWGAQDGNVRWWLVQARYGKAWHHISLVPGKQREWGFTPQSGRPLPNVISVRAIAPNGELGKASVVAYGR; encoded by the coding sequence ATGCGAACCCTTCTCCTCCTACCCCTCCTCCTCTGGCCTGGCCAAGCCGTGGCCCAAGAGTATGCCCCCTCCCGAGAAAAGCCGCCCGAACCCTTGCGGGAATTTCGCGCGGCCTGGATTGCCACCGTCCACAATATTGACTGGCCCTCCCGGCGCGGGCTGAGCGCCGCCGCCCAAAAGGCAGAGTTACTTCGGCTATTTGATCGCGCCCAAGCCCTCCGCTTGAATGCCCTCATCCTGCAAGTCCGGCCCAATGGGGATGCCCTCTACCGGTCCTCCCTCGAGCCCTGGTCCCACTGGCTGACTGGACAGATGGGCCGCTCGCCCGGCTACGACCCCCTCGCCTTCGCGGTCGAAGAAGCGCACAAGCGCGGGCTCGAACTCCACGCCTGGTTCAACCCCTTCCGCGCCATCGCCTCCCCCAGCCAATCCGTCTCCTCCCAGCACATCAGCCAAACCCACCCCCAGCACCTCCGGCGCTACGGAAAACACCTTTGGCTCGACCCGGGCGAACCCTTCGTCCGCGAACGGGCGCTGCGGGTCATCGAAGACGTCACGCGGCGCTATGACATCGATGGCATTCACATCGATGACTACTTCTACCCTTATCCCAGCGGGGCTCCCGTAGGAGCCTTCCCCGACGACGCCACCTACCGCCAATATGGGCGGGGCGACCGCAACGACTGGCGCCGAGACAACGTGAACCTCTTCGTCCAGCAAATGTATGGCCGCGTGAAACGGGCCAAACCCTGGGTCAAAGTCGGCATCAGCCCCTTCGGCATCTGGCGACCTGGCGTCCCCCGCAGCATCGAAGCCTCCCTCGACGCCTACGACCACCTCTACGCCGACTCCCGAAAATGGCTCCAAAACGGCTGGCTCGACTACCTCAGCCCCCAGCTCTACTGGCGCATCCGCCCCGCCAAACAAAGCTTCCCCGTCCTCTTAGAATGGTGGGAAGACCAAAATCGCAAAAACCGCCACCTCTGGCCCGGCATCGCCACCTCCCGCATCCAGAGCAGCGAAGACCCCGGCCGCCCGGCCAGCGAAATCACCAACCAGATCGACTACAGCCGCAAGCTCGTCAAAAAGCCCTCCACCGGCCACATCCACTGGAGCTTCACCCCGCTCCAAAGCAACAAGGGCGGCATCAATGATCGCCTTGCCAGCACCTACCGCCAGCCCGCCCTCGTGCCCGAAAGCCGCTGGCTCCCGGGAGGCAACGCTCCCCAACCCGCCCTCGAAGCCAAGATACAAAATGGCGGTTGGCTGCGCGTTCGCTGGGGTGCGCAAGACGGCAACGTCCGCTGGTGGCTCGTCCAAGCCCGCTACGGCAAAGCCTGGCACCACATCAGCCTCGTCCCTGGCAAGCAAAGGGAATGGGGCTTCACACCGCAAAGCGGCCGCCCCCTCCCCAACGTCATCAGCGTGCGAGCGATCGCTCCCAACGGAGAACTCGGCAAGGCCAGCGTCGTGGCCTACGGGCGTTGA
- a CDS encoding PIN domain-containing protein — translation MILDTNALSALVSGDREIRKLLSRAPRLAVTLITLGEFTYGMAGSRKRDELETWLEAFLKGADVLIPSHRNSW, via the coding sequence ATGATCCTGGACACGAATGCTCTCTCCGCGCTCGTCTCCGGAGACCGTGAAATCCGGAAACTCCTCTCCCGCGCCCCTCGACTCGCCGTCACGCTCATCACTCTGGGAGAGTTCACCTACGGCATGGCTGGTTCCCGAAAACGCGACGAACTGGAAACTTGGCTGGAAGCCTTTCTCAAAGGAGCCGACGTCCTAATACCAAGCCACAGAAATAGCTGGTAG